AGGCATTAATCCCATAGATCCTGATATTACCGAAGCTTCATCCGTTAATATATCACCAAATAAATTTTCAGTAATCAACACATCATAAGAATTGGGCCATTGCACTAATCGCATTGCTACGGCATCAACAAATTCATAGGAAACTGTAACTTCAGGATAGTCTTTTTCCATGGCTTGAACGGTTTCTCTCCATAGCCTGGAAGTTTCCATAACATTAGCTTTGTCTACACAACATAGTTTTTTAGAACGGCTCATGGCCAATTCAAAGCCTTTTTTTGCCAGTCGTTTCACTTCTGCTCTGGTATAGGTGCACGTATCGTACGCGGTTTCGCCTTCGTCTAATCTTCCTTTTTTTCCAAAATAGATCCCACCAGTTAATTCTCTTAGGAAAATCAAGTCGGTTCCCTCTATGCGTTCTCGTTTCAAAGGAGAATTGTCAATCAAAGACGGGAAAGTAAAAGTTGGTCTCACATTTGCAAATAAGCCTAATTTTTTTCGCATGAGTAATAGTCCTTGTTCTGGTCGGACCGTTGCGGTTGGGTCATTGTCGTATTTTGGATGACCAATAGCTCCAAACAGTACTGCATCTGCAGCAAGACAAATTTCATGGGTTTCATCTGGATAAGGCACACCAACAGCATCAATAGCACATGCGCCTGTTAATGCTGGGGTCCAAGTGATTTCATGATTGAATTTTTTTGCAATGGCGTCAGAAACTTTTACGGCTTCGTTGATTACTTCGGGTCCAATTCCGTCTCCGGCTAAAAGGGCTATGTTTAATTTCATTTTTTAAGTATTTATTATTTAAGGTTCAAGGATTCAAAGGTTCAAAGATTCAAAGATTCAAAGGATCAAAGATTTAAAGATTCAAAGTCAAAGCAACAAAGAAAAACTTTGAACCTTTGCCACTCTTAGCCATTATACCTTTAATTAGATACTACATTTAGCATTTTTTGTGTTGCAATAATTGCTGCTACGGTTTGGTCAGAATCTAATCCTCGTGTTTTAAACTCTTTTCCTCCGTTGGTCCATGTTATGATGGTTTCACATAAGGCATCAGAACTACTTCCGGGTGGGATTCGTACTGCATAATCTATTAAATGTGGAAGCTCAAGGTTTTTACTTTTATATATTTTGGCTAAGGCATTCATAAAAGCATCAAATTGTCCATCACCTTGTGCATGTTCTTCTATGATTTCACCATACATTTTTAATGATAAAGTGGTTGATGGTCGCATGCCTTTTGCATGAGATAATATATAGGATTCTACAATTATTTTATCTTGGTAGGTTTGGCTGTCTAAAACATCAGATATAATATAGGGCAAGTCCTCTTTAGTTACTGTTTCTTTTTTGTCTCCAAGTTCTATAATGCGTTGCGTAACTAATTTTAAATCCTCAGGGTTTAATTGAAGGCCTAATTCCTGAAGATTCTTTTCAATATTAGCTTTGCCAGAAGTTTTTCCAAGAGCATACTTTCTTTTTCGACCAAAACGTTCCGGTAATAAATCATTAAAATAAAGGTTGTTTTTATTGTCTCCGTCAGCATGAATTCCGGCTGTTTGGGTAAATACATTATCGCCTACTATAGGTTTGTTTGCAGGAATTCTATATCCTGTAAAAGTTTCGACCAACTTACTCACAGAATATAAAGATGATTCTTTTACGCCAATAGCTATTTCTGGAAAAAAGTCATTGATTACGGCAACGGCACTTTCTAGTGGTGCATTTCCTGCACGCTCCCCCATACCATTTACGGTAACATGCAAACCATGAATTCCAGCTTTTATAGCTTCCATAACATTGGCAATGCTTAAATCATAATCATTGTGGGCATGAAAATCAAAATGGATAGAAGGATATCGAGTTGTGATTTTCGAAATGAACTCAAATGTTTCTGATGGGATCAATACTCCCAATGTATCTGGAAGTAAGATTCTTTTCACGGGCTGTTGTGTTAGGAAATCTAAATATTGAAACACATATTCAGGAGAATTACGCATGCCGTTGCTCCAGTCTTCTAGATATACATTTGTAGAAATGTTATTTTCTTGGGCTAATGCAATGGCTGCAGTAATTTCATCAAAGTGTTCTTGGGGAGTTTTTTTTAACTGATGCGTTAGATGATTCAAGGATCCTTTGGTTAATAAATTTTGAACTTTAGCACCTGTTTTTTTCATCCATTCAATAGATAATCCGCCATCTACAAAGGTGAGCACTTCTATTCTTTCTGTATAATTTTGTTTATTGGCCCAGGCCATAATGCCTTTTACTCCCTGAAATTCTCCGTCGCTCACTCGTGCAGAGGCAATTTCTATACGGTCAATATTTAATTCTTCGATCAATAATTGTGCAATGGTCAATTTTTCTGCAGCAGAAAAGGATACTCCTGAGGTTTGTTCACCATCACGGAGCGTTGTGTCCATTATTTCAATTTTTCTTTTCATCATTATAAATTTGGAACTCAAAAAACCAACTTTTTACTAGCTGTATTTTTAGGTTTTACGATAGTGCTTCGTATTTGATTTTGTACTTAAAAGGGACGTGTGTTTGCAAATTCTTTAATATCTTTTTTCATGTTTTGTAGGTAATCAATATCATCAAAACCGTTGACCATGTTGTTCTTTTTGTAGCCGTTAATGGCAAAAGATTCTTGCTGACCTGTGGTTAACAAGGTTAAGGTTTGATTTGGTAAGTTGATTTCTAGTTGCGTAGAAGGATCTTCGGCAATGGCTTTAAAAATAGAATCGGCAAATTCGGGGCTCACCTGCACAGGCAAAACGCCAATATTCAAACAGTTTCCTTTAAAGATATCTGCAAAAAAACTAGATACAACTGCTCTAAATCCGTAATCATATACCGCCCATGCGGCGTGTTCACGAGAAGAACCAGAGCCAAAATTTTTTCCGCCCACTAAAATTTTACCGCTATAAGTACTGTTATTTAAAACAAAATCTTCTTTAATAGATCCGTCAGGGTTGTATCTCCAGTCTCTAAAAAGATTGTCGCCAAAACCCTCTCGAGTAGTGGCTTTTAAGAAACGAGCTGGAATAATTTGATCCGTATCTACGTTTTCTATAGGTAGGGGTACCGCAGTGCTCGTTAGTATATTGAATTTATCGTATGCCATTTTTATTTTTTATTAGCTCCCAACCCTCGAATGGGAAGTTGTTGGAGGCGAAAGTTATTTTCTTTAATTGTACTATTTACTATGTTGGGAATTCCCCCTTTGTGGTTAGGAGGCTACATTAATTTTCTTGGATCTGTTAAAACTCCAGTAACTGCAGCAGCTGCAGCCATAATTGGGCTAGCCAATAGCGTTCTTGAACCAGGACCTTGACGACCTTCGAAGTTTCTGTTTGATGTACTTACAGCATATTTTCCTGCAGGAACTTTATCATCGTTCATGGCCAAGCAGGCAGAACAACCCGGCTGACGCAATACAAAACCAGCATCTGTTAAAATGTCTAGAAGACCTTCCTCTTTAATCTGTGCTTCCACAACGTGAGAACCTGGAACCAACCAAGCGGTAACATTGTCTGCTTTTTTTCTACCTTTTACAATTTCTGTAAAAGCTCTAAAATCTTCAATACGACCGTTAGTGCAGCTTCCTAAGAAAACATAATCAATTGGTTTGCCTATCATTACATCATCTTCTTGGAATCCCATATAAGCTAACGATTTTTTGTAGGTGTCGGCTCCACCTTCTACTTGACTTGCATTTGGAATAGTTGCTGAAATAGCAATTCCCATCCCTGGATTTGTACCGTAAGTAATCATGGGTTCAATAGATGCTGCATTTATATTTAGTTCAGCATCAAAAACGGCGTCAGCATCGGTTTTTAAGGTTTCCCAATATGCAACTGCTTTTGTCCAAGCTTCGCCTTTTGGGGCATATAATCTTCCTTCAAGGAAATCAAATGTTTTTTGATCTGGAGCTATCATGCCACCTCGAGCACCCATTTCGATACTTAGGTTACAAACAGTCATACGGCCTTCCATAGACATTTCTTCAAAAACATTTCCTGCGTACTCAACAAAATACCCTGTTCCGCCAGAAGTGGTCAGTTGGGATATGATATACAATGCCACATCTTTTGGCCCTACACCTTTGCTTAAAGTTCCGTTTACATTGATGCGCATTTTTTTTGGTTTGGGTTGCATGATGCATTGGGTTGCCAAAACCATTTCGACCTCCGAAGTTCCTATTCCAAAAGCGATAGCGCCAAAGGCACCGTGCGTAGAGGTGTGGGAATCTCCACAAACAATAGTAGCTCCCGGAAGTGTAATTCCGTTTTCAGGTCCTACAACATGCACAATTCCGTTTTTGTGATGTCCCAGTCCCCAATGAGAGATTCCATGAGCGGCTGCGTTGTCCTCTAAAGCTTGCAACTGGTTTGCAGACAACGGATCTTGTACGGGTAAATGTTGGTTTATGGTTGGGGTGTTGTGATCTGCAGTTGCAAATGTACGTTCTGGATATAAAACGGGTATTCCTCTTTCTTTTAAACCTAAAAAAGCTACTGGACTGGTAACTTCATGAATGAAATGACGGTCAATAAAAAAAATATCGGGCCCATCTTCTATTTTGCGCACCACGTGTGCATCCCATACTTTGTCAAATAATGTAGTACTCATTGTATCAATTTTAGTTTTATGGCCAAATAGGCCTTAGGATAATCAAGAACGCAAAACTAAAAAAAGGAGTTAATGTATATTTTTGATTTTTCTAATTTATACGATGCCCAAAATCCCAACCGAATATTTCATAACTAAATTTCGTCTTTTTGACTTCTTTTTTTTAAGTGTGGTTTTTATTTTGATAAAATGTATCGTCGTTTTTTTTAATTTTTGATATTTATTGAATAGTTAGTATTTGTATCTTTCAAGTGGTTTGGATTGAGAATATTTAATTAAATTAGGTTAAAATTAATTTTTTTTTCAATTTTAAATTCGTTTTTTTTGACTTTTGACGAAGCTTTTTTTAAACCTAATTTTAGGAATAAGTTGGTTGTTTTTCATTTGTATTTAGTTTTTTTTTTGATGAAATACTACGACATCCAAAAATCAATATGTGGTCTTTTATGTTTATTATAAATTACGTTTTAGACGATTTGTTCCAAGTGATTTTGGTTTTAGTAGGAGAATAGTCTTGGAAAATAAATTTGTTTTTTATTGTTAACATAGCTTCAGTTCTACTCAAAAAAAACTAAATTTGAATTTCATTTTTTGCTACTTTCATTAATTTTAAAGTGTTTAAAGCCAGTTAAATACACAGTCTAAATCTATGGGTTTAGGCGCCCTTCCCTTTGGGGAGGGCTGGGGAGGGGATTTATGTACTTAATATTCGATACCGAAACCACAGGATTACCAAAACGCTGGGGCGCTCCTATTTCTGACACAGACAATTGGCCAAGATGTATACAAATTGCTTGGCAGTTGCATGATGATATGGGAAAACTCATCGAGCATCAAGATTATTTGGTCAAGCCCGAAGGTTTTAATATACCGTATGATGCGGAACGAATTCACGGTATTTCTACTGAATTGGCAGAGGCCAATGGCGTTTCATTGTCTGAAGTTTTAGAGAAATTCAACGTAGCCTTAGGTAAAGCGAAGTTTATTGTGGGTCAAAATTTAGGTTTTGACATCAATATTATGGGTTGCGAATTTTATCGAATGGGAGTGGAAAGCCAAATGAGCTCGATGCCTATTTTAGACACATGTACTGAAGTTACTGCTTCATTATTAAAATTACCGGGTGGTCGAGGAGGAAAATTCAAGTTACCTACGTTGACGGAGTTGCACTCGTACCTTTTTAATAAACCTTTTGGCGAAGCACACAACGCTACT
This portion of the Flavobacterium sp. CECT 9288 genome encodes:
- the leuB gene encoding 3-isopropylmalate dehydrogenase — its product is MKLNIALLAGDGIGPEVINEAVKVSDAIAKKFNHEITWTPALTGACAIDAVGVPYPDETHEICLAADAVLFGAIGHPKYDNDPTATVRPEQGLLLMRKKLGLFANVRPTFTFPSLIDNSPLKRERIEGTDLIFLRELTGGIYFGKKGRLDEGETAYDTCTYTRAEVKRLAKKGFELAMSRSKKLCCVDKANVMETSRLWRETVQAMEKDYPEVTVSYEFVDAVAMRLVQWPNSYDVLITENLFGDILTDEASVISGSMGLMPSASVGEHTSLYEPIHGSYPQATGLNIANPLATILSAAMMFEDAFGLKEEAEAIRAVVNSSLEQGIVTEDLVSKGNKAYKTSEVGDWLVANL
- a CDS encoding alpha-isopropylmalate synthase regulatory domain-containing protein, with the translated sequence MMKRKIEIMDTTLRDGEQTSGVSFSAAEKLTIAQLLIEELNIDRIEIASARVSDGEFQGVKGIMAWANKQNYTERIEVLTFVDGGLSIEWMKKTGAKVQNLLTKGSLNHLTHQLKKTPQEHFDEITAAIALAQENNISTNVYLEDWSNGMRNSPEYVFQYLDFLTQQPVKRILLPDTLGVLIPSETFEFISKITTRYPSIHFDFHAHNDYDLSIANVMEAIKAGIHGLHVTVNGMGERAGNAPLESAVAVINDFFPEIAIGVKESSLYSVSKLVETFTGYRIPANKPIVGDNVFTQTAGIHADGDNKNNLYFNDLLPERFGRKRKYALGKTSGKANIEKNLQELGLQLNPEDLKLVTQRIIELGDKKETVTKEDLPYIISDVLDSQTYQDKIIVESYILSHAKGMRPSTTLSLKMYGEIIEEHAQGDGQFDAFMNALAKIYKSKNLELPHLIDYAVRIPPGSSSDALCETIITWTNGGKEFKTRGLDSDQTVAAIIATQKMLNVVSN
- the leuD gene encoding 3-isopropylmalate dehydratase small subunit, whose protein sequence is MAYDKFNILTSTAVPLPIENVDTDQIIPARFLKATTREGFGDNLFRDWRYNPDGSIKEDFVLNNSTYSGKILVGGKNFGSGSSREHAAWAVYDYGFRAVVSSFFADIFKGNCLNIGVLPVQVSPEFADSIFKAIAEDPSTQLEINLPNQTLTLLTTGQQESFAINGYKKNNMVNGFDDIDYLQNMKKDIKEFANTRPF
- the leuC gene encoding 3-isopropylmalate dehydratase large subunit translates to MSTTLFDKVWDAHVVRKIEDGPDIFFIDRHFIHEVTSPVAFLGLKERGIPVLYPERTFATADHNTPTINQHLPVQDPLSANQLQALEDNAAAHGISHWGLGHHKNGIVHVVGPENGITLPGATIVCGDSHTSTHGAFGAIAFGIGTSEVEMVLATQCIMQPKPKKMRINVNGTLSKGVGPKDVALYIISQLTTSGGTGYFVEYAGNVFEEMSMEGRMTVCNLSIEMGARGGMIAPDQKTFDFLEGRLYAPKGEAWTKAVAYWETLKTDADAVFDAELNINAASIEPMITYGTNPGMGIAISATIPNASQVEGGADTYKKSLAYMGFQEDDVMIGKPIDYVFLGSCTNGRIEDFRAFTEIVKGRKKADNVTAWLVPGSHVVEAQIKEEGLLDILTDAGFVLRQPGCSACLAMNDDKVPAGKYAVSTSNRNFEGRQGPGSRTLLASPIMAAAAAVTGVLTDPRKLM